A region of the Desulfovibrio desulfuricans genome:
GAATTTTGACTTTAGACGCAGAAAAAACCAGACCGGGCAGAGGCTGGTATGTATGTTCCGATCCTGTCTGCGCGGCCAAGTTCGCGAAATTCAGACCCGGAACACGGCGCAAGGGGGGAAAACATGTCCGATGATAAAATAAAAATTAAGGATCTCGGCGGGGATATCTCGCAAGATCCCAAGGATATACTGCGTGTCGCGCGTGAGCTCGGCCTGCCGGTAAAATCCGCTACTGGTTCCGTCACCTCAGAGGAGGCCACTCGCTTGCGCGACTACTTTGCCGAACAGAAACAGGTTGATGCGGAGCGCGCCGGTTCGCAGCGCGACGTCATCGTGCGCCGCCGCCGCAAGGACTCCCCGCAGGAAGCCGAAACCGCAGCGCAGGAAGCCCCCGTTGCCGCACCGGTTGAAACCGAAGCGCCCAAGGAAGCTGCCCCTGTGGTAGAAGCCGTGGCCGAAGCGGCCCCTGCGGCTCCCGCTGCTGAATCCGTTGCGCCCAAGGCTTCCAAGCCCGCGCAGG
Encoded here:
- a CDS encoding YlxR family protein, translated to MCVICRRRFPKADLDRHVLAEQGILTLDAEKTRPGRGWYVCSDPVCAAKFAKFRPGTRRKGGKHVR